DNA from Kitasatospora acidiphila:
TCAGACCTCGAAGTCGGCGACGACCAGGGTGGCGATCGCGCGCCACTGCTCGGCGACCGCCACATGGGCCGGGTGGGTGGCGTACACCTTGAGGGCGTCCTCGTCGGCGAACAGGCTGTTGAGCGCGAAGTCGTAGGCGACGTCGCGCGGGCTGAAGTTCCAGCCGCACTGCCACTCCAGCAGCTCGGGGATCTGCCGGTCGAGGCCCTCGAAGCCCTGGGCGGCGGCCTGGGCGCGCGGGTCGTCCTTGGTGACGCCTTCGTTGAGCTTGAACAGGACCAGGTGGCGGATCACGGGACGCTCCTTGCGGACATGCGGGGTAACGGACTGACGGACCTGGTCACGCTACTCGACGCCGCGGCGGAGGCCCGCCCCGGCGGCTACTTGATCAGCCCGGTCATGAAGTCGCCGATCGACTTCGCGGCCTCGGAGACCCCCTCGAAACCCGACTGGACCAGCTCGGCCGCGCGGGCGGGGGAGTGAATGATCGTGTACCCCACGAAAATCAGCAGCAGATACATGCCGATCTTTCTCGCCTGTGCCATCGAACCGCCCACCTCCACCGTCGGTCACGGCCCCGCGCACCCGTGAACGCTGGCGTTCGCACGGCGACCCCTCAGCGCAGCTTATCCACCGATCGGCGCAATGGGGTGAGCAACGCGTTCACTCGCAAGGACCAAGGTCCCCCGGGCCGGGGCCCTTGTGCGGATGCCGGGGAGCGGGGTGCGGGGCAGGATGGTTGACGTACCGAGGATCTGGCAGGAATCCCGGGTACGTGGGTCCGGAGGTCCCCGCTGTGGGACCGGGCGCCGTGCTTCCCCCCGATGCGGCGCCGGTTGGGGACCTCCGCACGGGGAGCCGCCCGACCCCCCGGGGCGGCTCCCCCCAAATCACAGGGCTTCACCGGTGGGTACAGCTTCACCGCTGGGTACGGCTTCATCGCTGAGTGAAGCGCACCTCGGCCTCCGGGGCCAGCCCCAGTTCCTCGCCGGTGATCGGCTCCCCGGTGCTGATCAGGATGTTGTAGTGGTTCGGGAAGTGGCAGGCGTCGAAGCCGAGTACGGTGCCGACCGGCCGGCCGCCGATCCAGACCGTGTCGCCCCGGTCGATCACCCCGGCCCGGGAGATCTCGGTGAAACCCAGGAACCCCACCCGGTCCACCCGGGTGCCCGGAGTGCCGTCCGCGACGTCCGTGGTGACCAGCTCGTGCAGCTCGCCGGCCCGGACGCAGCGGCTGGCGTACGGCTCCACCGTCATGCCGCGGTCCTCCCGGCGGTGGATCAGCACCTTCACCAGCTCGCCGGCCACCGGCCGCTTGGCGCCGTCCTCCTGGCGCTCCGCCGTCATCGGGCTGGGGGGCATCGAGCCGGCGGTCATCGGGCAGCCTCCTGGGGGACGCGGATCGCGGGGTGGGTGGCGCCGGTGTCGGCCGTTCGATAGGCGGCGTGCACCAGGTCGAGGGCGTGCGCACCGCCGTCCCGGTGGGCCGAGGGGTCGTCGAGCGCGGCTCCGAAGGCGGTCAGGATGCCCCGGTACTCGTGCCAGAGCGACTCCTTGAAGCCCGGATGACCGGCCAGCAGATCGGCCTGGCGGACCGTGCCGTCGGCCATGACGAGCCGGACGTCCTTCAGCTCGCCGGGGTAGGACCAGTCCAGCTCGACCCGGGCCCGCGCCGGGTGCGGCCCCTCGGCGACCAGGTCGATCACCGCCGCCCGGTCCAGCCCGGCCGCGTCCCGCTCGATCTCGGCCCGGGTCACGGTCAGCTCCGCCTCGCCCAGGCAGCGGCGCACCAGGTCGAAGGCGTTCGGGCCGTTGTCCGCCACGCAGCCGCCGCCGCAGCGGGCCGGGTCCAGGTACCAGCGGTCCTGGCCGACGTGCTCCTCGATCCGCTCCAGGTAGCGCACCCGCACCTGTCGGACCGGCTGGTCGAGACCGGCCAGCAGTTCCAGCAGCGGGGTGTTGTAGCGGCGGTGGAAGGCGGTGAACAGCGGCGTGCCGTGCTCGGCGGCCAGGGCGGCCAGCCGGGGCCCGTCGGCCGGGTCGATCGCCAGCGGCTTCTCCACGCAGACCGGCACCCCTGCGGTCAGCAGGTCGCGGCAGAGCGGGGCATGGGCGTCGTTCGGCACCGTGAGCACCGCGCCGGCCAGCTCCGGGTGGTCCGCGAGCAGGGCGTGGTGGTCGCGGTAGGCGGGCGTTCCGGCGGCCCGGTGCGGGGCGAGCGCGGCCTCGTCCAGGTCGCAGACGGCGGCCAGCTCGAAGGCCGGGTCGGCTTCGATCGCGGCCAGGTAGAACCGGGAGATGACGCCCAGTCCGATCACGGCCACCCGGCGTGCGGGCAGTCGGCGCGCGCTCATTCGGCGGCCGCCTGCGGCGTGGCGCCGATCGGCCGCGGCGGGGTCAGCGCGCAGTCCGCGGCCAGCTCGGTGAGCTCCTGGAACCGGGCCGGCGCCAGGTGCACCCCGCCGATCAGCTGACGTTCGGCCAGCTCGCCCTCCGGGTGGCCCGGGTAGCCGACCGGGTTGGCCGGGTCCACCGGAGGACAGTCCAGCAGGGTGCCGAACAGCTCGCCGGCCTGCCGGGCGAAGTCCTGGCCGTCCCGGAGGGTGCCCGGGGCGATCGCCAGGGCCAGGTAGCCGATGTCGTCGTCGCGGCCGCCGGGGCGCCCGTCGCCGGTCAGCGCCGCCCGCTCCGGGCCGAGTCCCGCCCCGGCCAGCAGGGCGCCCAGCACCTCCACCACCAGGCCCAGGCCGTAGCCCTTGTAGGCACCGGTCTGCGGGCTGCCGCCGAGCCAGAGCAGATGGGCCTCGCCGCGGTCGAAGGCGGCCGGGTCGGTGACCGGGTCACCCTGCTGGTCGGCCAGCCAGCCCGCCGGGATCTGCTGGCCGGCCCGGGCCGCGGCCCGTACTCGCCCGGTCGGCACCGCCGTGGTGCTCATGTCCAGCACGAACGGGTGCAGCCGATCGCCGGCCGGGGCCGCGACGCTCAGCGGATTGGTGCCGAGCAGTGCGGTGCGGCCACCCGGCGGCCGGGCGATCCGCTGCCGTCCGCAGTTGGCAGCGACCAGGCCGATCAGGCCGCGCCGCGCCGCCCGCAGGGTGTGGAAGCCGGCGCAGCCCAGGTGGGTCGCGCCGCGCACCGAGACCAGGCCGACACCGTGCCGCTCGGCCCGCTCGACGGCCAGGTCCATCGCCGCCGGCGCCGCCCACAGGCCGAGCGCCCGCCGGTCGTCCAGCAGCACCGCGGCGCCGAGGTCGGCCAGCACCTCGGGCTCGGCGCCCGGATCGGCCCGGCCCTCGTCGAGCAGCGGCAGGTAGAGCCGGGTCAGGTTGACCAGGCCGTGCGAGGTCAGCCCGGTCAGATCGCCGTAGAGCAGCGCCTCGGCGGCGGTCCTGGCCCGGGCGGCGGGCAGGCCGCGGGTGGCGAACACCTCGGCGGTGAAGCGCAGCAGCTCCGGGTAGCGCACGGTCACCCCGGGCCGGGGTCCGGGTGGCGCGGTGCCCAGCCGGGCGCCGTCGCCCTCGGCGTGGTGGGTGGTGAGCGTGGGTGTCAGCGACATGCGGTGCTGGCCTCCTGGGTCTCAATGAGCGGGGCTGGTGGTGTGGTGGGCGACGCGGGGCGGCGGGACGGGGCCGGCGCAGTCGGTGTCGAAGGCGGCCAGCAGGTCGCGCACCGACCGGGCGAAGGCGGCCAGCTCGGCGGTGTGCACGAACTCGCCGTCCGCGTGGGCGCGGTTGCCGGCCAGGGTGCCCGGGCCGAGCACCGCGGTGTGGGTGCCCGGGTGGCCGGCCAGCCAGATCGCGTCGCAGGTGAAGCCGGGTTCGTCGGCCGGCCACTCGGCGATCCCGGCGCCGGCCAGCAGCTCGGTCAGCCAGGCGTCGCCGGCCGTCGGCGCCAGGGCGGGCAGACCGCGCTTGAGCCACTCCAGCCGGGTGATCTCCGCGGCGTCCACTGCGGTGCGGGCCAGCAGCGGGTTGGCGGCGAACCGGTCGGCGAACGCCCGCAGCCCCTCGGCCAGCCCCTCGGTGACCGCCTGCTCCAGGCGGGCCGCGGTGGCCGGGTCGGGGTAGGCGAGGTTGAGCAGCAGTTCGCCCCCGCCGTAGACCCGGTTGTGCAGCCGGCCGGTGTGCAGGCCGGCGATGCACAGCCGCCCGTCGCCCGGGGTGATCGTGCCGGCCAGGTGCTGGGCCAGGAAGCCGAGCAGCACGGTGGCGTTGTGGCCGGCCCCCGGCTGGTCGTCCACCGCGTCCTGGCCGTGCGCGGTGATCCGGGCGGTCATCGCGGCGGTGCAGCGGGTCAGGGCCCGGTTGCCGGTGGGCTCGCAGAAGACGTTGAGCCGGCCGTAGTGCCCGGCGGCCACCAGCGGCCGGGTGCCGATGGTGCCCAGCGCCCCGCCCTCCTCGCCGGCCACCGCCTGCACCAGCACGGCGATCCGCTCGGCCAGTCCGGGCCGGGCGGCCAGCGCCGCCCGCACCCCGGCCAGCAGGGCGACGGCCGGCCCCTTGGCGTCCACCGCGCCGCGGCCGTGGAAGGTGCCGCCGGTCGGTCCGTCGACGAACCGCACCGGCTGCCCGCCGGCCACGGTGTCCAGGTGCACGTTGAACATCACGGTGCGCTCGCGCGGGGTGTCCGACGCACCGAGCCGCAGCAGCAGCGAGGGCTGGTCGGCGAGGAACGCGGGGTCGGCGGCCGCGGCACGCACCGGCAGTGGCACGTCCGGGAGTTCGGCCCAGGCCCGGCCCGGCGCTTCGTGCCGCAGCACCGCGAAGCCGCATTCGGCGGCGGCCGCCGCGGCGTAGCCGCGCTGGGCGTCCCAGAGCCGCGGGGCGTGGGCCGGATCCTCCAGCGGCCCGGCGGTGGGCAGGGTCAGCAGTTCCAGCAGCAGCCGGCGGTCGGTCGGGGTCAGCACGGCGGTGTCCACTCCAGTCC
Protein-coding regions in this window:
- a CDS encoding Ldh family oxidoreductase, which codes for MSLTPTLTTHHAEGDGARLGTAPPGPRPGVTVRYPELLRFTAEVFATRGLPAARARTAAEALLYGDLTGLTSHGLVNLTRLYLPLLDEGRADPGAEPEVLADLGAAVLLDDRRALGLWAAPAAMDLAVERAERHGVGLVSVRGATHLGCAGFHTLRAARRGLIGLVAANCGRQRIARPPGGRTALLGTNPLSVAAPAGDRLHPFVLDMSTTAVPTGRVRAAARAGQQIPAGWLADQQGDPVTDPAAFDRGEAHLLWLGGSPQTGAYKGYGLGLVVEVLGALLAGAGLGPERAALTGDGRPGGRDDDIGYLALAIAPGTLRDGQDFARQAGELFGTLLDCPPVDPANPVGYPGHPEGELAERQLIGGVHLAPARFQELTELAADCALTPPRPIGATPQAAAE
- a CDS encoding Dabb family protein, with the translated sequence MIRHLVLFKLNEGVTKDDPRAQAAAQGFEGLDRQIPELLEWQCGWNFSPRDVAYDFALNSLFADEDALKVYATHPAHVAVAEQWRAIATLVVADFEV
- a CDS encoding DUF6917 domain-containing protein, with the translated sequence MTAGSMPPSPMTAERQEDGAKRPVAGELVKVLIHRREDRGMTVEPYASRCVRAGELHELVTTDVADGTPGTRVDRVGFLGFTEISRAGVIDRGDTVWIGGRPVGTVLGFDACHFPNHYNILISTGEPITGEELGLAPEAEVRFTQR
- a CDS encoding M20/M25/M40 family metallo-hydrolase encodes the protein MLTPTDRRLLLELLTLPTAGPLEDPAHAPRLWDAQRGYAAAAAAECGFAVLRHEAPGRAWAELPDVPLPVRAAAADPAFLADQPSLLLRLGASDTPRERTVMFNVHLDTVAGGQPVRFVDGPTGGTFHGRGAVDAKGPAVALLAGVRAALAARPGLAERIAVLVQAVAGEEGGALGTIGTRPLVAAGHYGRLNVFCEPTGNRALTRCTAAMTARITAHGQDAVDDQPGAGHNATVLLGFLAQHLAGTITPGDGRLCIAGLHTGRLHNRVYGGGELLLNLAYPDPATAARLEQAVTEGLAEGLRAFADRFAANPLLARTAVDAAEITRLEWLKRGLPALAPTAGDAWLTELLAGAGIAEWPADEPGFTCDAIWLAGHPGTHTAVLGPGTLAGNRAHADGEFVHTAELAAFARSVRDLLAAFDTDCAGPVPPPRVAHHTTSPAH
- a CDS encoding Gfo/Idh/MocA family protein; this translates as MSARRLPARRVAVIGLGVISRFYLAAIEADPAFELAAVCDLDEAALAPHRAAGTPAYRDHHALLADHPELAGAVLTVPNDAHAPLCRDLLTAGVPVCVEKPLAIDPADGPRLAALAAEHGTPLFTAFHRRYNTPLLELLAGLDQPVRQVRVRYLERIEEHVGQDRWYLDPARCGGGCVADNGPNAFDLVRRCLGEAELTVTRAEIERDAAGLDRAAVIDLVAEGPHPARARVELDWSYPGELKDVRLVMADGTVRQADLLAGHPGFKESLWHEYRGILTAFGAALDDPSAHRDGGAHALDLVHAAYRTADTGATHPAIRVPQEAAR